A genomic stretch from Erigeron canadensis isolate Cc75 chromosome 9, C_canadensis_v1, whole genome shotgun sequence includes:
- the LOC122583203 gene encoding desmethyl-deoxy-podophyllotoxin synthase-like, whose protein sequence is MFQLSLLIPFSLLLIFFIKTCYQKRLNLPPGPPKLPFIGNMNHLLTTTPHRALHALAMKYGPIMHLKLGFISTIVVSSADTAREIMKTHDTIFSNRPKLVAPKILGYNYTDIAFAQYGTYWRQLKKICILELSTAKSMASTQFIREEEVKSLALSISKSCSEPINLAEMLFALNHNIITRITFGDKFEDELRFRLGIREGMALAAGFKIGDFYPSLGFVAKITGMDKRLEECHLELSIMMDKIIQEHIEQRKREKPQRECFVDVLLQYKDNGGLDEPLTTDNIKSVLLDVFTGATENSSNTVEWAFTEMMRNRSIMEKAQTEVRKVIGEKIKPTIEETDLPKMNYLNMLLKETLRFHPPIPLLLPRESMERCVINGYEIPSKTRVLINYWAISRDPSSWKDPDVFNPDRFQDEKKTYKGNDFEYIPFGAGRRVCPGISLGIANTGLALASLLYHFDWELADGEKPQDIDMDETFGMTCYKTCSLRLVPTLHFPISL, encoded by the exons ATGTTTCAACTTTCTCTACTCATTCCCTTTTCTCTATTActtattttcttcatcaaaacaTGCTATCAAAAAAGACTAAACCTCCCTCCTGGACCTCCAAAGCTTCCGTTTATCGGTAACATGAACCACCTTCTAACAACGACACCACACCGAGCCCTACATGCCTTGGCCATGAAATACGGTCCGATCATGCACCTCAAACTCGGGTTCATTTCCACTATTGTTGTGTCCTCAGCTGATACAGCTAGAGAGATCATGAAGACTCATGACACTATCTTTTCTAACCGGCCTAAACTCGTCGCCCCCAAAATCTTGGGTTATAACTATACTGACATTGCATTTGCTCAATATGGTACTTACTGGAGACAACTTAAGAAAATTTGTATTCTTGAACTCTCGACGGCAAAAAGTATGGCTTCAACGCAATTTATACGTGAAGAAGAGGTTAAATCACTCGCTTTGTCAATTAGTAAAAGTTGTTCAGAACCAATAAACTTGGCTGAAATGTTATTTGCTTTGAATCATAACATTATCACTAGGATTACTTTTGGTGATAAGTTTGAGGATGAACTGAGGTTTAGATTAGGAATTAGGGAAGGGATGGCTTTAGCCGCAGGATTTAAGATTGGGGATTTCTATCCGTCGCTTGGTTTCGTTGCTAAAATCACTGGAATGGATAAAAGGTTAGAAGAGTGTCATTTGGAGCTCAGTATTATGATGGACAAGATAATACAAGAGCATATTGAGCAACGTAAACGTGAGAAGCCACAACGTGAGTGTTTCGTAGACGTTCTTCTCCAGTATAAGGACAATGGAGGACTTGACGAGCCTCTCACGACTGATAATATAAAATCAGTCCTCTTG GATGTGTTCACGGGGGCAACTGAGAACTCATCGAATACAGTGGAGTGGGCATTCACGGAGATGATGAGAAACCGAAGCATAATGGAAAAAGCACAAACAGAAGTGAGGAAGGTTATTGGCGAAAAGATCAAACCAACTATTGAAGAGACTGACCTTCCTAAAATGAATTACCTAAATATGTTACTCAAGGAGACTCTAAGGTTTCACCCGCCGATTCCTCTCTTGCTCCCACGAGAATCCATGGAAAGATGTGTGATCAATGGTTATGAGATACCTTCAAAGACCCGAGTTCTTATCAACTACTGGGCCATTAGCCGGGATCCTTCCAGCTGGAAGGATCCCGATGTGTTCAATCCTGACAGGTTTCAggatgaaaaaaaaacttacaaaggGAATGACTTTGAGTACATTCCTTTTGGTGCTGGTCGTAGAGTTTGTCCTGGAATTTCATTGGGAATAGCAAATACGGGACTAGCTCTTGCTTCTTTGCTTTACCATTTCGATTGGGAACTAGCTGATGGGGAGAAACCTCAAGATATAGACATGGACGAGACGTTTGGAATGACATGCTACAAGACTTGTAGTCTACGGCTAGTGCCTACTCTACACTTCCCTATATCGCTATAG